The following are from one region of the Pectobacterium actinidiae genome:
- a CDS encoding 2-hydroxyacid dehydrogenase → MNSNQGMMMLKITFLDKGSLPETIFLKKTSFRRPQCRHEWIEYNYTSPDHVIARAKDTHVIITNKALLTRDTLAALPELKLIAVTATGTDNIDLVAAKELGITVKNVPGYSTQAVSEHVIAMIFALKHSLMAWYRDQLGDRWVSQSQFAYFDHPVKDIAGATLGIIGAGTIGREVARLAQALGMKVIFAEHRGVSQCRAGYLPFEEVLRQANVISLNCPLNASTKHLINAETLALCKPTAFIINTARGGLIDEDALAAALQQRVIAGAALDCLTQEPPAKDNPLMVAAKTLPNLLITPHISWTSASSLQLLMEKTIENIDEYAQQNGYK, encoded by the coding sequence ATGAATAGCAACCAGGGCATGATGATGTTAAAAATTACCTTTTTGGATAAAGGCTCACTGCCTGAAACCATTTTCCTGAAGAAGACGAGTTTTAGGCGTCCACAATGCCGCCATGAATGGATTGAATATAACTATACCTCGCCCGATCACGTTATCGCCCGAGCAAAAGACACCCACGTTATCATCACGAATAAAGCCCTATTAACGCGAGACACCTTGGCCGCGTTGCCTGAGTTGAAGCTGATTGCCGTAACGGCAACAGGTACTGACAATATCGATCTTGTTGCCGCCAAAGAACTGGGTATCACGGTCAAAAATGTGCCGGGCTACTCGACGCAAGCCGTATCTGAGCATGTGATTGCTATGATTTTCGCGCTAAAGCACAGCCTGATGGCGTGGTATCGCGATCAACTGGGGGACCGCTGGGTCAGTCAGTCGCAATTTGCCTATTTTGATCATCCGGTCAAGGATATCGCTGGCGCTACGCTGGGTATCATCGGGGCGGGTACGATTGGGCGGGAAGTCGCGCGTCTGGCACAGGCGCTGGGGATGAAGGTGATTTTTGCCGAGCACCGGGGCGTCTCACAGTGTCGTGCCGGATATCTGCCGTTTGAGGAGGTTCTGCGGCAGGCTAATGTGATTTCACTTAACTGCCCACTCAATGCGAGCACGAAGCATCTGATTAATGCGGAGACGCTCGCTTTGTGCAAGCCCACCGCGTTTATTATTAACACCGCCAGAGGTGGGTTGATTGATGAGGATGCGCTGGCAGCGGCATTGCAGCAGCGTGTCATTGCGGGGGCAGCATTAGACTGCCTGACGCAAGAACCGCCAGCAAAAGACAACCCATTAATGGTTGCGGCGAAAACCCTGCCTAATCTTCTGATTACTCCGCATATCTCGTGGACTTCTGCCTCATCATTGCAATTGTTGATGGAAAAGACGATTGAAAATATTGATGAGTATGCTCAGCAGAATGGATACAAATAA
- a CDS encoding ABC transporter permease, which yields MLITVVALIALFGLASDNFLDPYNIINILRSIAIVTVIAIGVSISLSVGGFDLSVGSTASLANALVISLFVWHGFGTTGAIVLTLLLCTLVGLFNAFLIVVLKIPDMLATLASLFVIQGVAMTYSYGGSITQNMVLPSGEMAEGVIPEFFATLGQVPVIVVIMLAVTVLVQLYLSLTKHGRRMYAIGGNPEAARLAGIRTARYRVQAYIFSSLLAALGGILLASRIGSSQVNAGGGYLMDAVAAAYIGFSLAGSGKPNALGTLLGAVILGVLQNGLVMLSVPYYAMDIIKGLVLALALAMTYIQKR from the coding sequence ATGCTGATCACGGTTGTGGCCCTGATTGCGCTCTTCGGGTTAGCGTCGGACAACTTTCTCGACCCGTACAACATCATCAATATTCTGCGTTCTATCGCCATCGTTACGGTGATTGCCATTGGTGTTTCTATTTCGTTGTCCGTGGGCGGATTCGACCTTTCCGTAGGATCGACAGCCTCGCTGGCTAATGCGCTGGTTATCTCGCTTTTCGTCTGGCATGGATTCGGCACTACCGGGGCAATTGTCCTGACGCTGCTGCTGTGTACGCTGGTCGGGCTATTCAACGCCTTCCTCATCGTCGTGCTCAAGATTCCCGATATGCTGGCGACGCTCGCCAGTCTGTTCGTCATTCAGGGCGTGGCGATGACTTACAGCTATGGCGGTTCCATCACGCAGAACATGGTGCTGCCCAGCGGTGAAATGGCAGAAGGCGTCATTCCTGAATTCTTTGCCACATTAGGTCAGGTGCCGGTCATTGTTGTCATCATGCTGGCGGTAACGGTACTGGTACAGCTGTATCTGTCCCTCACCAAACACGGTCGCCGGATGTATGCGATTGGCGGTAATCCAGAAGCCGCGCGGCTGGCGGGCATTCGCACCGCACGTTATCGGGTGCAGGCTTATATCTTTTCTTCACTGCTCGCGGCACTAGGCGGTATCTTGCTGGCATCGCGCATCGGTTCTTCGCAGGTCAATGCTGGAGGCGGCTATTTGATGGATGCCGTTGCCGCCGCCTACATCGGTTTCTCGCTGGCGGGATCCGGCAAGCCCAACGCGCTGGGTACGCTACTCGGTGCCGTTATTCTTGGCGTCTTGCAGAATGGATTGGTGATGCTCTCCGTGCCTTATTACGCGATGGATATAATCAAAGGTCTGGTTCTGGCACTCGCATTGGCAATGACGTATATCCAGAAACGCTAA
- a CDS encoding sugar ABC transporter ATP-binding protein, whose product MIPTSQSRLEMHNISISFSGFHALKQVNFTLEGGSIHALTGANGAGKSTLMTILSGAYDHYQGDILINGKQVDVHSPRDAKRYGIHLVQQEVDVALVPTLSVAENIMLDTLAQDGHLLSWPQIYRQAQALLDQLGVHLNVRQRLDTCSLAEKQQILLARALSHECRFLILDEPTAPLDQAESARLFQVVRRLQADGIGIVFISHRIHELSEICDTLTVLRDGEFVSSGPMQGLSGEEIVERMLGHRLDDIFPPRRTTPSAETLLQVTGLHDETLLHNISLTLRKGEILGIAGLAGAGKTELCKALFGAEPCQIAQGEYRGKPWRPHSPHQSVEQGLALVPEERRKEGIFIAESVTMNLSITATDSFSRWSLFSRGKAVSWAKQIVKQLAVRTTGPAQKLARLSGGNQQKVAIGKWLRSEAQVLIFDEPTKGVDIKAKQDLFTLIDDLARQGKGIIYASGEFSELVGLCDRICVLWDGRIVAELNAAEIDEETLLLYSTGGTPA is encoded by the coding sequence ATGATCCCAACCTCCCAAAGCCGACTGGAAATGCACAACATTTCCATCTCCTTTTCTGGTTTCCACGCCCTCAAGCAGGTTAATTTCACACTGGAAGGTGGGTCGATTCATGCGCTGACTGGCGCAAACGGCGCGGGTAAATCCACGCTCATGACGATCTTATCAGGCGCTTACGATCATTATCAGGGCGACATTCTGATCAATGGTAAGCAGGTCGACGTCCATTCACCACGTGATGCCAAGCGATACGGTATTCATCTGGTGCAGCAGGAAGTCGATGTCGCGCTGGTTCCCACGTTGTCCGTGGCGGAAAACATTATGCTAGATACGCTGGCGCAGGACGGTCATCTGTTGAGTTGGCCGCAGATCTACCGTCAGGCGCAGGCGCTGCTTGACCAGCTTGGCGTCCACCTCAATGTCCGTCAACGGCTGGATACCTGCTCGCTCGCGGAGAAACAGCAAATTCTGCTCGCCCGTGCCTTATCTCACGAATGTCGCTTCCTAATTTTAGATGAACCCACCGCCCCGTTAGATCAGGCCGAAAGCGCACGTCTCTTTCAGGTGGTACGCCGCTTACAGGCTGATGGCATCGGAATCGTGTTTATTTCCCACCGTATTCATGAGCTGAGCGAAATCTGCGATACGTTGACGGTCCTGCGTGACGGCGAGTTTGTCAGCAGCGGTCCGATGCAGGGGCTCAGCGGCGAAGAAATTGTCGAGAGAATGCTGGGGCATCGACTCGACGATATCTTCCCACCGCGCCGAACGACACCGTCCGCAGAAACGCTACTTCAGGTCACGGGTTTGCACGATGAAACGCTGCTGCACAATATTTCTCTCACGCTGCGCAAAGGGGAAATTTTAGGGATTGCCGGGCTGGCTGGCGCGGGGAAAACCGAGCTGTGTAAAGCGCTGTTCGGCGCGGAACCCTGCCAGATCGCACAGGGTGAATATCGTGGTAAACCCTGGCGACCGCATTCCCCGCACCAGTCCGTCGAACAGGGTCTGGCGCTGGTTCCTGAAGAGCGTCGCAAAGAAGGCATTTTTATTGCTGAATCTGTCACCATGAATCTCAGTATCACCGCCACCGACAGCTTTTCACGCTGGAGCCTATTTAGCCGCGGCAAGGCCGTGAGCTGGGCAAAACAGATCGTTAAGCAACTAGCCGTTCGTACCACCGGCCCGGCGCAAAAACTGGCACGTCTATCGGGCGGGAATCAACAGAAAGTGGCTATCGGCAAGTGGCTGCGCAGTGAAGCACAAGTGCTGATTTTTGATGAACCCACCAAAGGCGTCGATATCAAGGCCAAACAGGATTTGTTCACGCTGATTGACGACCTCGCCCGTCAAGGCAAAGGTATTATTTATGCGTCAGGCGAGTTCTCCGAACTGGTCGGACTCTGCGATCGCATCTGCGTGCTATGGGATGGACGTATTGTCGCAGAGCTGAATGCCGCTGAGATTGATGAAGAAACCCTACTTTTATATTCAACTGGAGGAACTCCCGCGTGA